From the Halorussus salinus genome, the window GACGGACGCTCCGACGATTGTCACTCGCCCCTACGTCTCGTCTTTCTGGACGGTCTCCCGGCCGATGAACCGCGGGCGCTCCTCGACGGCGAGGAAGTTGTCCACGTCCTCGCGGGCCTCCTTGGCCTTGCCCTTCTCGGGGTCGTAGTCCCGGCTTCCTTCCGCCCCGAGGGCGTCGTAGAGTTTGTCCAAGTCCTCGAAGTAGAGTTCCGCGATACCGTCGAACTCGGCGTTCTCGGGGTCGGTGGGCAGGACCGTCGCGTACCGAACTACCCCTTCTATCTCGCGGGCGATTGGCGTGTGGTTGTTCTGCCAGTACTCCACGAACTCGTCGTGGGTCATGTCGTCTTGGCGGACGAGGAACGCCGAGTGCTTGTAGAGGCCGTCGGTGTCGCCGTCCACCTCGTCTTTCTGGACGATCTCCTCGCCGATGAAGCGGGGTCGCCGGTCGATGTCGAGGAAGTTGTCCACGTCCTCGCGGGCCTCCTTGGCCTTGCCTTGCTCGGGGTCGTAGTCGCGCGACCCCTCGCTCCCCAAGGCGTCGTGGAGCGCGTCTAACTCCTCGAAGTAGAGTTCGGCGAGTCCGTCGAACTCGGCGTTCTCGGGGTCGGTCGGCAGGACGGTCTGGTAGCGCGTGACGCCCTCGATTTCGCGAGCGATGGGCGTGTGATTGTTCTGCCAGTAGTCCACGAACTCGTCGTGGGTCATCCCTTCCTGTCGAACCAACAGGGCGACGTGCTTGTACATCGTAATTGTAGCCACATCCGGAGCGTTCATAAAACCATCCGGAAACGCCGCGGAGCGGTTCGTCGGGGCGGTCAGAGCCGAGGCGGGGGCCGCGGCCCGCGGACCGAAGCGAGGAGTGCCCGGAGACGAGAGGAGTGCCCGAAAACTAGTGCCCACCCGACGAGACGTGCAGTCCGACGATGCCGACGACGATGACGCCGATGAACGCGATTCGCGCGAGGTCGGCGGGTTCGTCGAACAGGAAGATACCCAGCGTCGCCGTACCGACCGCGCCGATGCCGGTCCAGACCGCGTAGGCGGTCCCGACGGGGAGGTTCTCGACCGCTCTCGCCAGCAACACCATGCTGACGACGAGGGCGAGGACGGTCGCGGCGGTCGGCATCGGTTTCGAGAGACCGTCGGAGTACTCCAACCCGACCGCCCACGCGATTTCGAACAGGCCCGCGACGACGAGGAGGTACCACGACATGCACGACGATAGCCGACCTCCGGGGCTACGTCTTTCGTTCGACGGCGGACGGATTCGCCCGCTTCGACCCAAAGCTTATTCTGCGTCACTTCGCAGGTTGCCACGATGCCCTCCAACTACGACAGTCGCTCGCGCGGTAGACCGCTCGGTATCACGATACTCTGCCTCCTCGGGTTCCTCGGCGTCTTCTTCTCGTTCTTCGGGATGCTCGGCGTCGTCGGTCGCGGCGGTCCCTACACCGTCGTCGGACTCGTGGGACTCGCGCTCGTCGTCGGGAAAGGCGTCGTCCTCGTCGGCCTCTGGTCGCTCCAAGAGTGGGGCTACAAGTGGGGCATTCGGCTCTACGCCCTCGCGGCGGTCCTCGACCTCGTGACCCTCAGCATCCTCTCGCTGATAATCGACGTACTCATCGTCGCGTACATCGCCAGCAAGGCCGACCACTTCCGGTAACGCTCCCGCGGTCTCCTCGGTCCGCATCGTCGTTCACCTACTTTCATTACAGCCCTCGGCGTAATCGCGTGCATGGGATTCTATCAGCGCGATTTCATGGAAGGCACGCGGGGCACGATGGGCGTCGATTGGGAGGAGCGCATCGACTTCCAGCGCATGCGCCGCGAGCGCAAGGAGCGCGCGCTCGAACGCTTGCAGGAGACCGAGATGGGGAGCATGCTCCTCATCAACGACCCGAACGTCCGGTACGTCACCGGACTCGCCATGACCGGCGGGAGCGGGGCCGACCACTACACGCTCCTCACCGAAGACGGCGACGTGGTTCACTGGGACACGGCCGACCACGCGAGCAATCAGCGGTTCAACTGCCCGTGGATTAGCGACATCCGGTACGCGGTCCCCGGCCTCGGCAACGTCCCGCGGGCTTCTGGCCGCGACTCGGCGCGCAACTGGCTGAAGGGTAAGATGGCCGACCTCGTGACCGAGGCGATGGAGGAGTACGGCGTCCACAAGGAACCGATGGGCATCGACGTGGGCAATCGGGCACTCGTCTCGGAGTTCGAGGAGCGCGGCGTGGACGTGCGACCCGGCGAGTGTGCGCAGGTCATGGAGGACGCCCGGAAGGTCAAGACCCGCGACGAAATCGAGTGCCTGCGACAGGTCGCGGCCATCTGCGAGGCCGGATTCCAGCGCATCAAAGAGACCGCCAAGCCCGGCATGCGCGAGTCCGAAATCTGGGGCGAGGCAACGAAGGAACTCTGGCGACTCGGCGCGATGGTCCAAGGCGGCTACGTCACCTCGGGGCCGAACACGTGGCCCAAGCATCAGGCCAACACGACCGACCGCGTCGTCCGGCCGGGCGACTTGGTGTACGCCGACTTCTACAACATCGGGTTCATGGGCTATCGCTCCTGTTACTACCGCACCTTCAGCGTGGGCGAACCCACGCAGGCCCAAAAGGACGCCTACGAGAAGGCCCGCGACGACCTCTACGACGTGCTGGAGCGCATCGAACCGGGAGCCACGACCGACGAAATCTGTCAGGGGTTCCCGGACGAGGAGGGCGAACACATGGACTGGTACGACGCCGACGAGTTCTGGCAGATGACGACGAACCACTGGGCGCACGGTCTCGGCCTCCAACTCTACGAGGTGCCGCTCATCTGGCGCGGCCTCTCGCCCGACCACCCCATCGAAATCGAGGAGGGGATGACGATGGCCGTCGAGACGATGCAACCCGCGGAGAATCAGGGCGTCCGCGTCGAGGAGATGGTGGTCGTCCGCGAGAACGGCGTCGAGATTCTGAGCCAGTGGCCCGTCGAGGAGATAACGACCATCGACCACTGAGCGGTCGCGCCTCCGCTCTCGGTCGTCGGTGAGTCCGGTAGACTACCATCCGCGGCGTTCGAGCCACTCGGCGAGGCGCATCTTGAGGCGAGCAATCGTTTTCGGCCCTGTGTAGACGTACGTCGGTTCGACCGACTTCCGCGTCTCGTCGCGTTCGGACGTTTTCTCCATCGTTACGATACGTTAGACTATCTCAACTGATAAACGTTCGTACGGACGAAGCGACACTGGCTGTCTCGACCGGGTGACGAACGAACCCGAGGACGACCACCGTAACCGAAAGCGCCAGCAGCCCCCGACCTACGGCGAGGCCGAATCCGTTCAGATAGAGTACCTTCCGGTTCGTTCCCATTCCCTCTTCGTACTCGGCGACGAGTTCGAGATGGGCCATCTCCGAATCCTCGGCGTAGTCCACCGGAAGTTCCTTCAGCGACGACCCGACGAACAGATGAGTCGTTCCGTAGACGAAGAGACACGAAACGAGCGAACCGAGCAACGACCACGTTCCGACGACGCCATACACGCCGAGATTCGGAAATGGTGGCAGTCGGCTCCCGCCCGCGAGGAGACCCAACAGTACGAATGCGATTCGCGCAGACCGCACCGCTGCGTTGTCGAGCTTATTCACCTGTCGAAGTTGTTGGTTCGTCGTCGTCCGGGCTTCTGCTAAGAGGACTTGGAGCGCGGTCGCGTCACTCGACGCGTCCTTCGGTCGGTTTCTCTCGTTGGTCGGTGTCGATGAGGGCTTCGTCTGCTCGTCCATGTCGTATCGGTCCGGGGATATTTCCCTGCGGTATCGGTGATAAACCCTCGTGGCGGTCGTCGCCTACGCCACCGGCTCTTCGGTCCCGCTCGTCTGGCGACTCTTGAGGGCGCTCCCGATGGCACCGCCGACGGCACCGGGAATCGCGTAGATGGCCACGACGAGGAGGTAGACGAGCGCGGCCCCGAGGCCGAAGATGCCCGCGAATATCGTGCCGAATATCAGGAAGACGACGCCGAGGACGAGCGCCCCGAGCGTCGTCGCCACGGCTCCGTTGAGCGCGCCGTTTCCGTAGTCGCCGCCAGCGACGTAGCCCGCCGCGAGACCCGCGAGGAGTCCGGCCAGTCCCTGCCCGACGACCGGAAGCGACTCCGACGTGAACGGAATCGCGACGCCGCCGAGTAGTCCGATGACGAAGCTCGTGACGATGCCGACCGCGACCGCGCGCCAGTCGATGTTCATGTCTCTGCGGTGGACGAGCAACTACGTAGTTATTTTTCCATTCCGACACGCTTATCGGATATTTCACCGCGAACGTTACGGAAATACCACCCGTACCTTTCAACTCTCTCTTCGGACACGTCCGGACCGGGCGGCAAAGAACCGACGGGCGGGACGGACCGATTCGACCGCTCGCCGCGAGGCGACGCACAACGAAGCATTAATAGTCGAAAAATTGGAAGCGGTCACCGATGGCATCGAACCGCGGTCGTCGGACGGCGGCCGTCCTCCTGTCGCTCCTCTACCCCGGTCTCGGCCACCTCTACGTTCGGTCGTGGCATCGGGCGCTGGGTTGGTATCTCGGCGGACTCGCCGGACTCGGTCTCCTCGTCGCGGCCACGCCGGGCGTCACCGCGGCGCTGATGGCCTCTCAGAGCATCGACGCAGCCGTGCGCGCGACCCGACACCTGCCGGTCGATGCTCTCGTCGGCGTCCTCGTCGGTTTGCGCCTCCTCGGGACGGCGGACGTGTGGTGGCTCCTCCGGCGGCGAGCGCGCGGGGCGGCCCCGATTCGCTGTGTCTCCTGTGCGCGAACGCGAGACTCCGCTCTCGACTTCTGTCCGTGGTGTCTGGACGCGACGGACCGAGACGCCACGACCTCGCGTTCGTCGTAGCCCGCCCCTCGACTCCCGCTACGCCGACTCGTCCTCGGTAATCCCGTCGTCTTTCACGCTCGGCGCGCCGACGACCAGCATCCGACCGTCTTCCAGCGCCTCGAACTGCCGCCACGTCGCGGCCGGAATCACGACCACCTCGTCCGCGCCGAGTTCGAAGGTCTCGCGCTCCTCGTCCTCGCTCTCGACGGTCACGACGAACTCTCCCGAGAGGACGTAGTAGAGTTCCTCTTGGGCCTCGTGGCGGTGCCAGTTGTTCGTCTCGCCCTCCTCGAACTCCCACACGCTCGGGCGCATCTCGTCGGGACGGAGTTGGTATCCGACCGCCTTCAGGTCGGGTTCGATGTCCTCCACGTCGCGGGTTTCGAGGTCGGCGAGGCTCGTCTTCTCGTACATACGTCGGGGTTCGACGCGCGGCGGCAAAAGGGAGGTGGCGGCGACTCGGCCGTCGAGACGAGGAGCTACTCCGACTCCGCCTCGGGCGGCAGGACGGTCGAAATCCGGGCGTTCTCCTTCAGTCGAAGCCCGCCGGGTGCGACCGACAGCGGCACGCGGCCCAGTTCCGTCAGTTCCAGCGTGGGATGGAACGCCCCCAACTCGCGCACCGCGTCGCGGGTCTGGACCCTGAGCGGCCGGTCGGTCGAGAACGATTCGTTGTACTCCACGAGATACTGGCCGCCGTCCAAGTGCCACCACTGGTAATCGTCCTCGTCGTCGCGCCAGACCTTCTCGTGGGCCGCGCAGTTCGCGTGCCGGAGTTCGTCGCCGCCGAAGTCCACGCTTCCGGGCGTCTCGACGGTCAGGACTTCGCCGATGGTCAGGTCGAGGCCGCGGTCGGTGACTTGGGTCTCCTCGTGGAGGAGTCCCGAGACCAGCGTCGTGAGTTCGCTCGGTCGCATACTCGCGGTGACGGTGCCCAGCCCCAAAAGCGTGCGCCGGTCAGTCGCTGGTCTGGGAGTACTCCTCGACCCACTCCTGTAGCGTGATTCCCATCGCGGACTGCGTGATGGCGTTGGAACTCGCGGAGTTGGCGCTCTTGACCAGTTCGGCTTCGAGGGTGCGCTTGGGGACCTCGCCGAGGAAGTGAGGAATCGCGCGCTGGACCGCCAGCGGACAGCCGACCTCGTGGGCCAGCGCGTACCCGGACAGCGAGTGAGGAATCTCGTCGCTGGCGTACCGCGGGTCGGGGTCCAGCAGTTTCTCGTCGTCCACGTACTCGACGTACTCGTAGCACTTGCCCACGTCGTGGAGGAGACACGCGGCCCGAATCACGTCGAGTTGGGGGTCCGCGCCGTGGAAGTCGCGCTGTTGCTCGGCGGAATCGACGGCGATGCGCGTGACTCCGCGGACGTGTTCGACGTTCGTGACCTCGTGGATGTTCCACGCGTAGGGGATGTCGGAGATATCCCGCCACCCGCCGCGTTCGAGGCCGAGAACCCACGCTTCGACCACCTGCTCGCGTAGCTCTGCGGAGTCGATGTCCTGTATCTCGGGGAACGCCTCGCGGACCTGTTCGCCGTAGTCGGGACGGTCTGTCATACGTCTGTAATCCCTCGGCCGAACCGTAAGGCTTCGCGTCTCGGAAGCGGAGGCTCCTCGGTGGCCCGACGACTGACTCCGCTACGCGGTGACGCGATAGTTGACCTCGCCACCGCGGCGCGTGCGGGCGCGGCGGCTCGTTCGCCGCGTCCACCCGCGCGAGGGACGCGGCCGCGGATGCGGCCGCGAGGCTGGGGAGGCGTGAGGCTCGCGGCACGGACGCGGTGTGCTGTGCAGTGCGGTGCGGTCTGATTGGCATTGGCGATAGACTGCGCTACGTCTGCTGTGCTGTCACGGTTCGGTGCGGTCCCAGTTCGGTGGTGTGCTGTCGCGATACGATGCTGTGCCGCCGCGGTAGTTGCGCAGTGTCGGCAGTCGCTAACTTCGCTCGACTCACCGTCTCTCCGTCGCGGCCAGCAACCACTTCCCCGTCAGTCCCTACCTCCACACGCTATGCAAACTGCATTCCACCTCACGAGCGGCGACGAGGAGCATCAAGACACCGTCCTCACCATCGCGGAAAATCTCTCGAACGACGAAACCATCGAGATGGACGACATCGCGGTCGTCGCGCAGGCGGAGGGCATCGACCCGCTCACGGTCGGCGGTGCCCACAGCGGCACGGTCGAGTCACTCCTCGCCGACGGCATCGCGTTCAAGGCGTGTAGCAACACCCTCGACATGCTGGACCTCGCCGAGGGCGACCTCGTGGAGGGCGTCGAGACCGTCTCCTCGGGCGCGAGCGAGTTGACTCGGTTGCAGGACGACGGCTACGCCTACCTGCGTCCCTAACTGTCTCTTTCTTTTGGCACTCTATAGCTATTCTTCGAGTGACTATACATTTCTCTTGCGCGTCGGTAATCACTTCTCGGGTGGGCTACCCCTGCGTCGTCCCGCACTCGGTGCAGGTCAACTCGAAGCCGCCCTCAACGAACGCCATGTCGTGGGTCCGCTCGTCTTCGCACTCCGGGCAGTAGGCCCGCGACTGGAGTTCGTCCCAGTCGTGCATCGCGCCGGGCGCGCCGAGCGCCCAGCCTTCGACGGTCTCGTCGTCGTCGTTGTACCCTTTCTGGAACTCGCCGGGCGGGAACCGAATCAACTCGCCCGACTCGACGACCACCTCGTCGCGGTCCAGTCCGACCTCGAACGTCGCGGTCCCCGACTCGACGTAGAAGACCTCCTCTTGGTCGTTGTGGCGGTGGAGGCCGCCGGAGAACGACTCGCCGCTCTCCAACTCGAAGTAGTTCATCGCGAAGTGGTCGGTGCCGAGGACGCGCGAGACCGGCTTGCGAACGCTGTGGACTTTCATCGGATTTCGTTCGTTGTCCACCGCGTCGATGGCGACTTTCTCCATGTTCGCAACTGGGCCGACGCTCGGAAAAGGGTGTTCGAACCGGGCGTCAGTTTCCGAAGATTCCGGCCAGTAGGACGAGGAGAACGAGGGCGACGAACAGCACGACGCCAGCGAGGAAGACCAGTCTGACGATTCGGGGGAACACGTCGAGGTCGGCGACCATGGGGTGGCTGTTCTGGTCCAGACGTAGACATGAAGCCTCCGGAACGAAAACGGTCGGATGCTCACATCGCGCGGTCGGGAACGCTTAAAGCCACGCCACGCTCGCAGAGCCAGCGACCGACGACTTCGTTTTAGGTGGGTTCCCCGACACCTCGAACTCGATGCCATCCACACGAACGTCGCTCTCGAAGGCCGCGGAGATACCGCCGCCGACCGCGCTCGGACTCGTCGTCTCGCTCCTCGCGCTGCCGGGATTCGCGTGGGCGACGACCGCGTTCGACCTCGCTCTCTCGCCGGTCGTCTTCGTCGCCGTCCAGTGGGCCGTCGCGCTCGTCGTCGTCGCGCTCGCGGTCGGCGTCGAGAACCGGTCGCTCGCCTCGGTCGGGTTCCGGCGGCCGGAACGAACGGACGCGCTCGCGTTCGCCGGTACGGTGGTCGCCGCGATGGTCGTGTTCGCGGCGACCGACCCGCTCGTCGGGGCGCTCGGTCTCCCGATTCGGGACGACGCGGGGACGCTCTCGGCGGGGATCGGTCTCTCGGTCGCACTCGCTCGCGCTGTCACGACCGGCGTCGTCGAAGAAATCCTCTTCCGGGGCTACCCCGTCGAGCGACTGCTCGATTTCACCGACAGTCCGCTCCTCGCGGGCGGTACGACGTGGGGCGTCTTCACCACCGCCCACGCCGTCGTCTGGCCGCTCGGAAACCTCGTCCAGATTTCGGCCGTCGCGGCGGTGTTCACCGCGGTCTACCTCCGCCGTCGGACGCTGGTGCCCGTGGTCGGCGCGCACGTCGCGGTCTGGACGCTCTCGGTCCTCGGGCAGTTCTACGGGTGAGTGGCACGAACGGGTGCAAGCAGGCGCGAACGAGCGACCGCGATTCGGGTCCCGCGCTACTCCAGCGGCTCCAGTCCCTCCTCGGCGCGGAGGGCGTCGATGTACTCCCGGAAGCCCGTTTCGAGGTCGTACTCCGGGTCGTAGCCCAAATCTTCCTGCGCGTCGGTCATGTCGAGTTTCTGGGTCCACGGGAGTTCGCCCTCGTCGCTGACCTCGATTTCGGCGTCTGGCATAATCGAGCGCACCGCCTCGGCGGCCTCCCGAATCGTGGCGACCTCGCCACGGACGTTGTAGATGCGCTGGCTCAGGTCCTCCTCGGGTGCGAACGCCGCCTTCCGGAAGGCTTGGGCGATGTCCTTGACGTACTGCCAGTCGATAACTTGGTCGCCGTACTCGACGGAGAACGGTTCGCCGACCGCTGGCTTCTCCACGATGTCCGCGAGGAACGCCGACCCGCCGGTCTCGCGGTAGGGGCCGTAGGCGACTGTCGGGCGCAGACCGACGTGAGAGATGTCGTGGTCCTCGAAGTAGACTTTCGCCTGATGCTCGTTGTACTCCTTGGTCGCGCCGTAGAGCGTGTCGGGGTAGACGAGGTCCTCCTCGTCCACCCACTCGTCGTCGTAGTTCGCGGGCGGGGCGTAGACCGCCGCCGAGGAGGCCCACGCCACGCGCTCGACTTGCTCGTCTAACGTCCGGGCGGCCTCGAAGACGTTGTTCGTGCCCATGACGTTGACCTCCGCGGCCCCGCGGGGGTTGTCCCGCGCGAGGTTCGTCAGGAGCGCGGCGAGGTGGACGATGCGGGTCGCGCCCGACTCCTTCACGGCCCGAATCACGCTCGTCGGGTCGGTGATGTCGCCGCGCGTGACTTCCACGTCGTCGGCGACGCCCAGTTTCTCCAGAATCCGGGTGTCGGTCGAGAGGTCGTAGGCCACTACGTCGTGGCCCGCTTCCGCGAGGTCCTGTGCGACGTACGAGCCGATGAAGCCGGTGCCGCCCGTGACGAGTACCGTCTCTGAGTCTGCCATCGCTCGCAAATCTGTCGGGGACCGTAAAAAAAGTGCAGTACGTTCTCACGACTTCCTCGGCGTCCCCGGCCCTCGGAGCGTTATCCCGGACCCGTCGCCCCATCCGATCTGCTTTCGTCGTTCCCTCACCGTCGTCTGTTCTCCGCCTTCCTGCCGTGTCTCCTCGCTTCCTTCTCCGTCGTCTACGCTCGACGCCACGAGCCATTCGCTGGCCGCCTGCGCGAGGGTCGATTCGCTCCTCAACTACCTTATCTATCTTACTAAATATAAATATTTAAATATAGATACCGATAAATGTGATATGGGTGTAGTTCACACTACTCCCGAGTGATTCACAATGTTCACGAATCCGCTTTCCATTTGCATCATCGACATGCTCGGAGCGTCGGGCGTCTGCGTGGTGGCGTAGGCGAACCGACGACGCATCACCTCGAACTCGCCGCGAGTTCCGAACCAACCGCCGTTTCCGTGGCGAATCCGACCTCTACCGTCGAGTAGTTCTGCAAATCCGATTTTCGTCTCCGGTCGTGCGAAAGATACGCTCTTATCGGCTACTCGTCATTTGCACCAACATCTTCTCGGCATAAATTCTATCATAGAATATAAATATTTATATGTTATCGTGTAGCGTGTTATCGTGTGTGTCGTTCACGCGGCACATCAAGTGATTCATCATGTTCGAAATCCCATTCACGACCTGTATCGTCACCGGCATCTCGCAACCCGGTCTGCCCGTCTGCGTGTAGTCCGAACCGCACCGTCCGGGACTCGCCGCGAGTTCCGAACCGACCGTAGTCTCGTCTTTCGCTTTTCTTCGGCCGGAGAACCGTCCGACCGACGGGCTATTCGTGCAGTCCGCCGACTTCCGCGTAGAACGACGACTGCAACTGCTCGGCCATGTCCTCCTCGCGGTCGATGCGAGCGTCGATGACGGTCGGAACGTCGTTGTCTTTCCCATCGCGGAGCGCCGCGGCCAACTCGTCGGGCGTCGTCGCTCGAACGCCTTCCGCACCGAAGCCTTCGGCGACTTTCACGAAGTCGGTGTCGTGGAACTCCACGCCCGCGATGTCGCCCTCGGCGTCCTGCATCTGGCGGACCATCCCGAGGCTGGTGTCGTTCAGCACGACGAAGGTCGGCGCGACGCCCTGCTCGACCGCGATTTCGACGCTCGTCATCGTCATCGTGAACCCGCCGTCGCCCGCGACGCCGATTACGTCTCTGTCCGTCGTGATGGCCGCCGAGACCGCGGCCGGGGTCGCCCACCCCATCCCGCCGACGCCGCCCGACCCGAAGTAGGTCCGGATACCCGGCGTCTGGAGGTAGTTCAACAGCCAGAACCGGTTGTTCCCCGAGTCGGCGGTCACGACGGTCTCGTCGTCCACGACCGCCTCGATTTCCTTGACCGCGCGCTGGGGTTTGATAGGTGCGCCGTCCTCGTCGCACTCCGGGGCCGAGAATGACTCGCGGGCAGTCGCGGCGCGCTCGCGCGCCCAGTCGTTTCCGCCCGCATTCACCTCGCCAGCGTCCGCGAGCGCCCGCAGGCTCTCTTTGGCGTCCCCTATCAACCCAACGTCTGCGGGGTACACCCACCCCGCATTCCGGGTGTCGATATCTGCGTGGATTATCGTCTGCTCGTCGGGCCGGATGAAACTCGGAGCCTGCCAGTTGGTGTCCATCGGGTTCATCCGGCATCCCGCGACGAGGAGGGCGTCGGCTTCGCTCACTACCTGATTCGCGCCCTCGTGGCCGAACGAGCCGATGACCCCGCCCGCCAACTCGTGGGTCTCGGGAATCGTGGACTTGCCGAGATACGAGGTCACGACCACCGCGTCGTAGGTCTCGGCCACGCGCTCCAGTTCGTCGTAGGCCTGCGCGGCGTGGACGCCGTTCCCGGCGATGATTACCGGCCGGTCGGCCTCGGCGAACGCCTCGGCCG encodes:
- a CDS encoding HD domain-containing protein; amino-acid sequence: MTDRPDYGEQVREAFPEIQDIDSAELREQVVEAWVLGLERGGWRDISDIPYAWNIHEVTNVEHVRGVTRIAVDSAEQQRDFHGADPQLDVIRAACLLHDVGKCYEYVEYVDDEKLLDPDPRYASDEIPHSLSGYALAHEVGCPLAVQRAIPHFLGEVPKRTLEAELVKSANSASSNAITQSAMGITLQEWVEEYSQTSD
- a CDS encoding M24 family metallopeptidase, giving the protein MGFYQRDFMEGTRGTMGVDWEERIDFQRMRRERKERALERLQETEMGSMLLINDPNVRYVTGLAMTGGSGADHYTLLTEDGDVVHWDTADHASNQRFNCPWISDIRYAVPGLGNVPRASGRDSARNWLKGKMADLVTEAMEEYGVHKEPMGIDVGNRALVSEFEERGVDVRPGECAQVMEDARKVKTRDEIECLRQVAAICEAGFQRIKETAKPGMRESEIWGEATKELWRLGAMVQGGYVTSGPNTWPKHQANTTDRVVRPGDLVYADFYNIGFMGYRSCYYRTFSVGEPTQAQKDAYEKARDDLYDVLERIEPGATTDEICQGFPDEEGEHMDWYDADEFWQMTTNHWAHGLGLQLYEVPLIWRGLSPDHPIEIEEGMTMAVETMQPAENQGVRVEEMVVVRENGVEILSQWPVEEITTIDH
- a CDS encoding cupin domain-containing protein — encoded protein: MEKVAIDAVDNERNPMKVHSVRKPVSRVLGTDHFAMNYFELESGESFSGGLHRHNDQEEVFYVESGTATFEVGLDRDEVVVESGELIRFPPGEFQKGYNDDDETVEGWALGAPGAMHDWDELQSRAYCPECEDERTHDMAFVEGGFELTCTECGTTQG
- the sugE gene encoding quaternary ammonium compound efflux SMR transporter SugE, which codes for MSWYLLVVAGLFEIAWAVGLEYSDGLSKPMPTAATVLALVVSMVLLARAVENLPVGTAYAVWTGIGAVGTATLGIFLFDEPADLARIAFIGVIVVGIVGLHVSSGGH
- a CDS encoding DsrE family protein, which codes for MQTAFHLTSGDEEHQDTVLTIAENLSNDETIEMDDIAVVAQAEGIDPLTVGGAHSGTVESLLADGIAFKACSNTLDMLDLAEGDLVEGVETVSSGASELTRLQDDGYAYLRP
- a CDS encoding thiamine pyrophosphate-binding protein, coding for MTETNEELVGQLESLGVEYVFGYPGGRVIELLDELPESDIEVVRPRDEREGSVMAEMYGRLTQTPGVLAGQGPWIGSLGTIGQMEARLSSSPMVVLTEASERGDYSTLAPYQQSRGDYGGLDLPKILDGVTKEHWFPRSPTETLRSVQLAFKHATAGRPGPTAVILDGDAITEEVPEDPIPPVWDADEQVRNWDSAPTDGDVERAAEAFAEADRPVIIAGNGVHAAQAYDELERVAETYDAVVVTSYLGKSTIPETHELAGGVIGSFGHEGANQVVSEADALLVAGCRMNPMDTNWQAPSFIRPDEQTIIHADIDTRNAGWVYPADVGLIGDAKESLRALADAGEVNAGGNDWARERAATARESFSAPECDEDGAPIKPQRAVKEIEAVVDDETVVTADSGNNRFWLLNYLQTPGIRTYFGSGGVGGMGWATPAAVSAAITTDRDVIGVAGDGGFTMTMTSVEIAVEQGVAPTFVVLNDTSLGMVRQMQDAEGDIAGVEFHDTDFVKVAEGFGAEGVRATTPDELAAALRDGKDNDVPTVIDARIDREEDMAEQLQSSFYAEVGGLHE
- a CDS encoding DUF5518 domain-containing protein, translated to MNIDWRAVAVGIVTSFVIGLLGGVAIPFTSESLPVVGQGLAGLLAGLAAGYVAGGDYGNGALNGAVATTLGALVLGVVFLIFGTIFAGIFGLGAALVYLLVVAIYAIPGAVGGAIGSALKSRQTSGTEEPVA
- a CDS encoding NAD-dependent epimerase/dehydratase family protein, whose translation is MADSETVLVTGGTGFIGSYVAQDLAEAGHDVVAYDLSTDTRILEKLGVADDVEVTRGDITDPTSVIRAVKESGATRIVHLAALLTNLARDNPRGAAEVNVMGTNNVFEAARTLDEQVERVAWASSAAVYAPPANYDDEWVDEEDLVYPDTLYGATKEYNEHQAKVYFEDHDISHVGLRPTVAYGPYRETGGSAFLADIVEKPAVGEPFSVEYGDQVIDWQYVKDIAQAFRKAAFAPEEDLSQRIYNVRGEVATIREAAEAVRSIMPDAEIEVSDEGELPWTQKLDMTDAQEDLGYDPEYDLETGFREYIDALRAEEGLEPLE
- a CDS encoding EthD domain-containing protein — its product is MYKHVALLVRQEGMTHDEFVDYWQNNHTPIAREIEGVTRYQTVLPTDPENAEFDGLAELYFEELDALHDALGSEGSRDYDPEQGKAKEAREDVDNFLDIDRRPRFIGEEIVQKDEVDGDTDGLYKHSAFLVRQDDMTHDEFVEYWQNNHTPIAREIEGVVRYATVLPTDPENAEFDGIAELYFEDLDKLYDALGAEGSRDYDPEKGKAKEAREDVDNFLAVEERPRFIGRETVQKDET
- a CDS encoding CPBP family intramembrane glutamic endopeptidase: MPSTRTSLSKAAEIPPPTALGLVVSLLALPGFAWATTAFDLALSPVVFVAVQWAVALVVVALAVGVENRSLASVGFRRPERTDALAFAGTVVAAMVVFAATDPLVGALGLPIRDDAGTLSAGIGLSVALARAVTTGVVEEILFRGYPVERLLDFTDSPLLAGGTTWGVFTTAHAVVWPLGNLVQISAVAAVFTAVYLRRRTLVPVVGAHVAVWTLSVLGQFYG
- a CDS encoding dCTP deaminase/dUTPase family protein, with translation MRPSELTTLVSGLLHEETQVTDRGLDLTIGEVLTVETPGSVDFGGDELRHANCAAHEKVWRDDEDDYQWWHLDGGQYLVEYNESFSTDRPLRVQTRDAVRELGAFHPTLELTELGRVPLSVAPGGLRLKENARISTVLPPEAESE
- a CDS encoding cupin domain-containing protein, whose amino-acid sequence is MYEKTSLADLETRDVEDIEPDLKAVGYQLRPDEMRPSVWEFEEGETNNWHRHEAQEELYYVLSGEFVVTVESEDEERETFELGADEVVVIPAATWRQFEALEDGRMLVVGAPSVKDDGITEDESA